A single Crateriforma conspicua DNA region contains:
- the panD gene encoding aspartate 1-decarboxylase, whose protein sequence is MNGRFRKMLASKIHRATVTGADLEYEGSLTVPPHLLEAAGIVPYEAIHVWDVTRGSRLETYAIEGLPNSNDICANGAAAHLIHPGDLVILATYCFVPEPEVDQHQPRLVFVDESNQIVHGGPELAGPQRRSPAGG, encoded by the coding sequence ATGAACGGACGTTTTCGAAAGATGTTGGCATCGAAGATTCACCGCGCGACGGTGACCGGTGCCGATTTGGAATATGAGGGCAGCCTGACGGTTCCACCCCACTTGTTGGAAGCCGCCGGGATCGTTCCCTATGAAGCGATCCACGTGTGGGACGTCACACGGGGAAGCCGTCTGGAAACGTACGCCATCGAAGGGCTGCCCAATTCAAACGACATCTGCGCCAACGGCGCGGCGGCCCACCTGATTCACCCCGGCGATCTGGTGATCCTGGCGACCTATTGTTTCGTGCCCGAACCCGAAGTCGACCAGCATCAGCCGCGTTTGGTGTTCGTCGACGAATCGAACCAGATCGTTCACGGCGGCCCCGAATTGGCCGGCCCCCAGCGTCGAAGCCCGGCGGGGGGGTAA
- a CDS encoding response regulator produces MNTSSNGQTAKTLVDCGNCGPDFASIRQMVTRHFKVHVIQTHGTEDTLEVLKNRKVDLVTVNRKLDRDYTDGLDVIRQIKSDPDTHAVPVMLVSNYEEHQQTATETGAVPGFGKLALTDPATRSLLEPFLGDA; encoded by the coding sequence TTGAACACATCGTCCAATGGGCAAACCGCCAAGACGCTTGTCGATTGCGGCAACTGTGGCCCTGATTTTGCCTCCATCCGTCAAATGGTCACCCGTCACTTCAAGGTGCACGTGATTCAGACTCACGGGACCGAGGACACCTTGGAAGTCTTGAAGAACCGCAAAGTCGACTTGGTCACGGTCAATCGAAAACTTGACCGCGACTACACCGACGGCCTGGACGTGATCCGCCAAATCAAGTCGGATCCGGACACCCATGCGGTTCCGGTGATGCTGGTTTCCAATTACGAGGAACACCAACAAACCGCGACCGAAACCGGCGCCGTGCCCGGTTTCGGCAAGCTGGCGTTGACCGATCCGGCGACGCGGTCGCTGCTGGAACCCTTTCTGGGTGATGCATAG
- a CDS encoding PQQ-binding-like beta-propeller repeat protein produces MAAGGDWPQWGGTRVRNNVPGVTGLPESWNTGRFDRRTGEWDKSRVENIRWYANLGSQTYGNPVVADGQVYVGTNNGAGYLKRYPAKVDLGCLLAFDEENGDFLWQHSSEKLITGRVHDWPLQGICCAPLVEGERLWFVTSRGEVRCLDTKGFYDNEDDGPVKNEPAFVASIMDTGEGNTFEEALAELNGGTFPAALLEQVAQAGEAAEGDAAIKTVTENKVWTATGNFGGVDRELTIKQIGPRISVFKALGVNDKNDADTIWVFNMMTELGTSQHNMCSCSVTSYGDLLFVNTSNGQDESHGNLPAPDAPSFFCMNKNTGEVYWTDNSPGTNILHGQWSSPTVAEFNGVPQVLFCGGDGWLYSFRADRGTDGNPELLWKFDCNPKTSKWILGGEGTRNNLIGTPVAYDGRVYIGVGQDPEHQEGEGHLWCIDPNKRGDVSPQLAVRIEGDKRVPIPHKRIQAVEPEKGEAAIDNPNSAALWHYGQQDQDGDGNIDFEEEMHRTCGTVAIKDGLLYIADFSGLVHCLDAKGTDDGQPIVHFTYDMLAQSWGSALISDGKVYVGDEDGDVCVFELGKDNAEPIEEINMGTSVYSTPVAANGRLYISTKDKLFAIEQE; encoded by the coding sequence ATGGCCGCCGGCGGCGACTGGCCCCAGTGGGGCGGCACCCGGGTCCGCAACAACGTCCCCGGCGTGACGGGTTTGCCCGAAAGCTGGAACACCGGACGTTTCGACCGTCGCACGGGTGAATGGGACAAGAGCCGCGTTGAAAACATCCGCTGGTACGCCAACCTGGGCAGCCAGACCTATGGCAATCCGGTCGTCGCAGACGGTCAGGTTTATGTCGGGACCAATAACGGGGCCGGCTACTTGAAACGCTATCCCGCCAAGGTCGACCTGGGATGTCTGCTGGCCTTTGACGAAGAAAACGGCGACTTCCTGTGGCAACACAGCAGCGAAAAACTGATCACCGGACGCGTTCATGATTGGCCGCTGCAAGGCATTTGTTGTGCCCCGCTGGTCGAAGGCGAACGGTTGTGGTTTGTCACCAGTCGCGGCGAAGTCCGTTGTCTGGACACCAAAGGTTTTTATGACAACGAAGACGACGGACCGGTCAAAAACGAACCGGCATTCGTCGCGTCGATCATGGATACCGGCGAAGGCAACACGTTCGAAGAAGCTTTGGCCGAACTGAACGGCGGGACCTTCCCGGCCGCTTTGTTGGAGCAAGTCGCCCAAGCCGGCGAAGCGGCCGAGGGCGATGCCGCCATCAAAACGGTCACCGAAAACAAGGTCTGGACCGCCACCGGAAACTTCGGTGGTGTCGACCGTGAATTGACGATCAAGCAGATCGGACCGCGGATCAGCGTTTTCAAGGCACTCGGTGTCAACGACAAGAACGACGCGGACACGATTTGGGTCTTCAACATGATGACCGAACTGGGGACCAGCCAACACAACATGTGCAGCTGCAGTGTGACAAGCTACGGCGACCTGCTGTTCGTCAACACCAGCAACGGCCAAGACGAATCCCACGGCAACTTGCCTGCACCGGACGCCCCCAGCTTCTTCTGCATGAACAAGAACACCGGCGAAGTCTATTGGACGGACAATTCGCCCGGTACGAACATCTTGCACGGCCAGTGGTCCAGCCCCACGGTGGCCGAATTCAACGGCGTTCCCCAGGTGCTGTTCTGTGGCGGCGACGGCTGGCTATACAGCTTCCGCGCCGATCGCGGCACCGACGGCAATCCGGAATTGCTGTGGAAATTCGACTGTAATCCCAAGACATCCAAGTGGATCCTGGGCGGCGAAGGCACTCGAAATAACCTGATCGGCACTCCGGTCGCCTATGACGGTCGCGTTTACATCGGCGTCGGCCAAGACCCGGAACACCAAGAGGGCGAAGGTCACCTGTGGTGCATCGACCCGAACAAACGCGGCGACGTGTCACCCCAATTGGCGGTTCGCATCGAAGGCGACAAACGCGTTCCGATCCCGCACAAGCGCATTCAAGCCGTTGAACCGGAGAAGGGCGAAGCTGCGATCGACAACCCGAATTCGGCCGCACTGTGGCACTACGGCCAGCAAGACCAAGACGGCGACGGGAACATCGATTTCGAAGAAGAAATGCACCGCACCTGTGGCACCGTCGCGATCAAAGACGGCTTGCTGTACATCGCCGACTTTTCCGGCTTGGTGCATTGCCTGGATGCCAAGGGAACCGATGACGGGCAACCGATCGTCCACTTCACCTATGACATGCTGGCCCAAAGCTGGGGCAGTGCATTGATCAGCGATGGCAAGGTGTATGTCGGTGACGAAGACGGCGACGTGTGTGTCTTCGAACTTGGCAAAGACAATGCCGAACCCATCGAAGAGATCAACATGGGAACCAGCGTCTACAGCACGCCGGTGGCTGCCAACGGCCGGCTGTACATCAGCACCAAAGACAAGCTGTTTGCCATCGAGCAAGAATAG
- a CDS encoding outer membrane protein assembly factor BamB family protein, which translates to MPSFIFTARFPWGLTLAVGILVTSAAPADWPYWRGPRYDGTADATGLPEDWDPEGGEGSNLLWKRDDVGGICTPVSMNGRLYTIQRSDADTEVEGERVLCLDAATGETLWEHSYNVWLSDVPAERIGWSSPVADPETGYVYVLGSCDIFMCLDGETGDVVWNKPLHEQFGMLSTYGGRTNYPIIHEDLVIISGIIINWGDRAKPNHRLLGLDKKTGEVVWFSGTRDLPYDTSYSAPSLVTIDGQRQLILGCGDGQVWGFQPRTGKPLWSYPFSRRGLYATPLVVGNRVFAGHSEENVSGSAMGAMVGLEISGAGDDTTVKELWKIEELVCGYGEPVMVDDRLYVLDDRNKMWVIQADTGEIILEKKSVVGSRQRSALFYADGKLYVLSEGGGWAILEPTEDGFEVLNKQRRIRGQGFAASPIASGGRVYFQGTNTLYCLDTGSGSQTMPTAEEVLGQETPVSQNPAATQLLLVPNESLIKPGESIQLSVRAYNRIGQPVETPADVELTVQGPGTIDGMTFVADAQAQHTAAVIHAKAGDAMGVARVRIVPSLPWRFTFDDLSDPPLSWVGARYRHVIRDVDGSPALTKISTIPKGARSRAWMGPSDMAEYTISADVMGSRNLDQLPDIGLTAQGYVLDLMGQSQQLQIRTWVSSEERARSTVPFEWKEGVWYRMKFSAEIESEGPAATAILRGKIWPRDEPEPKEWTVTARDESPVLSASPGLYGNAKVAELYLDNIEVTANED; encoded by the coding sequence ATGCCAAGCTTCATCTTCACTGCACGTTTTCCATGGGGCCTGACCTTGGCGGTCGGCATCTTGGTCACCTCGGCGGCACCGGCCGACTGGCCCTATTGGCGTGGCCCCCGCTATGACGGGACCGCCGATGCGACGGGTTTGCCCGAAGACTGGGACCCCGAAGGCGGCGAGGGCAGCAATCTGCTGTGGAAACGCGACGACGTCGGCGGCATCTGTACCCCCGTCTCGATGAACGGCCGTCTGTACACGATCCAGCGAAGCGATGCGGACACCGAGGTCGAAGGCGAACGCGTGCTGTGCCTGGACGCCGCCACCGGCGAAACCCTGTGGGAACATTCGTACAACGTCTGGCTGTCGGACGTCCCGGCCGAACGGATCGGGTGGAGCAGCCCGGTCGCCGACCCGGAAACCGGATACGTCTATGTCCTGGGGTCCTGCGACATCTTCATGTGCTTGGACGGCGAGACGGGCGATGTGGTCTGGAACAAACCGCTGCACGAGCAATTCGGCATGCTGTCGACCTACGGCGGCCGCACGAATTATCCGATCATCCACGAAGATCTGGTGATCATCTCCGGCATCATCATCAACTGGGGCGATCGGGCCAAACCGAACCACCGACTGTTGGGCCTGGACAAGAAAACCGGCGAAGTCGTCTGGTTCAGCGGCACCCGCGATCTGCCGTATGACACCAGCTATTCCGCCCCCAGCCTGGTCACGATCGACGGCCAGCGGCAACTGATCCTGGGCTGTGGCGACGGCCAAGTCTGGGGCTTTCAACCGCGGACCGGCAAACCGCTGTGGAGCTATCCGTTTTCACGCCGCGGTCTTTACGCCACCCCGCTGGTCGTCGGCAACCGTGTCTTTGCCGGCCACAGCGAAGAAAACGTGTCCGGCAGTGCGATGGGCGCGATGGTCGGACTGGAAATCAGCGGCGCCGGCGACGACACCACCGTCAAAGAACTGTGGAAGATCGAGGAACTGGTTTGCGGCTATGGCGAACCGGTCATGGTCGACGACCGCCTGTATGTCTTGGATGACCGCAACAAGATGTGGGTGATCCAAGCGGACACCGGCGAAATCATCTTGGAAAAGAAAAGTGTGGTGGGGTCCCGTCAGCGTTCGGCACTGTTTTACGCCGACGGCAAACTGTACGTGCTTTCCGAAGGCGGCGGTTGGGCCATCTTGGAACCGACCGAAGACGGCTTCGAAGTGCTGAACAAACAGCGTCGAATCCGCGGTCAAGGTTTCGCCGCGTCGCCAATCGCGTCGGGCGGTCGCGTCTATTTCCAAGGCACCAATACGCTTTACTGCTTGGATACCGGTAGCGGTAGCCAAACCATGCCCACGGCCGAAGAAGTCTTGGGCCAGGAAACACCGGTTTCCCAAAATCCCGCTGCAACGCAGTTGTTACTGGTTCCCAACGAATCGCTGATCAAGCCCGGCGAATCGATCCAGCTGTCGGTTCGTGCGTACAATCGAATCGGCCAGCCGGTCGAAACACCCGCCGATGTCGAACTGACCGTCCAGGGTCCGGGAACGATTGACGGCATGACCTTTGTCGCCGACGCCCAGGCCCAGCACACCGCCGCGGTGATTCACGCCAAGGCAGGCGACGCGATGGGGGTGGCCCGCGTCCGTATCGTTCCATCGCTGCCGTGGCGATTCACCTTTGACGACCTTTCCGATCCGCCGCTGTCGTGGGTCGGTGCACGCTATCGCCACGTCATCCGCGACGTTGACGGTTCACCCGCGCTGACCAAGATCAGCACGATTCCCAAGGGTGCCCGTAGCCGCGCTTGGATGGGCCCCAGCGACATGGCGGAATACACGATCAGCGCCGACGTCATGGGATCCCGGAATCTGGACCAATTGCCCGATATCGGGCTGACCGCCCAAGGCTATGTGCTGGACCTGATGGGCCAAAGCCAACAGTTGCAAATCCGCACCTGGGTGTCTTCCGAAGAACGTGCCCGTTCCACCGTTCCTTTCGAGTGGAAAGAGGGCGTCTGGTATCGGATGAAGTTCAGCGCGGAAATCGAAAGTGAAGGCCCCGCGGCAACCGCGATTTTGCGAGGCAAGATCTGGCCGCGCGACGAACCGGAACCCAAAGAATGGACGGTCACCGCGCGTGACGAATCGCCGGTGTTGTCGGCCAGCCCCGGTCTGTACGGAAACGCCAAGGTCGCCGAACTGTACTTGGACAATATCGAAGTCACCGCGAACGAAGACTGA
- a CDS encoding cupin domain-containing protein, producing the protein MSALIREHTARPALVSDRPPSVPVARPTVSSALKSPAPPTEPRRAEVVHLPDLPGIDCPCGVARRAFAEYDDFPGTVHLTRIDHAARTHYHRHHTEIYVVLECDPDAAIELDGTPHPVRPHTSILIPPGVRHRAVGRLTVLIVCSPEFDPEDEFFD; encoded by the coding sequence TTGTCCGCGTTGATCCGGGAACACACGGCCCGGCCGGCGTTGGTCTCCGATCGTCCGCCTTCGGTTCCTGTCGCCCGACCCACGGTTTCATCCGCCTTGAAATCGCCCGCCCCCCCAACCGAGCCCCGACGGGCCGAAGTCGTCCACCTTCCGGACCTGCCAGGAATTGATTGCCCGTGCGGCGTCGCCCGGCGGGCATTCGCCGAATATGACGATTTCCCTGGCACCGTCCACCTGACCCGCATCGACCACGCCGCCCGCACACATTACCACCGGCATCACACCGAAATTTACGTCGTCCTGGAATGTGACCCCGACGCCGCGATTGAACTGGACGGCACCCCGCATCCGGTTCGCCCCCACACCTCCATCCTGATCCCTCCCGGGGTTCGCCATCGCGCCGTCGGCCGCCTGACGGTGCTGATCGTTTGCAGCCCCGAATTTGACCCCGAAGACGAGTTTTTCGATTGA
- the rfbF gene encoding glucose-1-phosphate cytidylyltransferase yields the protein MKAVILAGGLGTRLSEETSVRPKPMVEIGGHPILWHVMKIYASHGISDFVICAGYKGDSIKRYFAEYFMRNANVTFDLAANRVTYHDGQGEPWKVTVVDTGRDTMTGGRLKRVASFLDDETFCMTYGDGVGNVDIGESIRMHRRCRRDATLTAVQPPGRFGALRFDAQDADRIGCFREKPVGDDAWINGGFFVLEPSVIDRIDGDSCIWEQAPLRGLADDGQLTAFRHPGFWRPMDTLRDKMELEKLCQQGTPPWFQAPSTPLRIAA from the coding sequence ATGAAAGCAGTCATACTGGCCGGTGGACTCGGGACACGGCTGAGCGAAGAAACGTCGGTTCGACCCAAACCGATGGTCGAAATCGGAGGGCATCCGATCCTTTGGCATGTGATGAAGATCTATGCCAGCCATGGAATCAGCGATTTTGTGATCTGCGCGGGCTACAAGGGCGACTCGATCAAACGCTATTTCGCGGAATACTTCATGCGAAATGCGAACGTGACGTTCGATCTGGCTGCCAACCGCGTGACCTACCACGACGGCCAAGGTGAACCATGGAAAGTCACCGTCGTCGACACCGGACGTGACACGATGACAGGAGGACGCTTGAAACGAGTTGCGTCTTTTCTGGACGATGAAACGTTCTGCATGACGTACGGCGACGGCGTGGGGAACGTCGACATCGGCGAAAGTATTCGTATGCATCGCCGGTGTCGCCGCGACGCAACGTTGACGGCCGTGCAGCCACCCGGTCGCTTCGGCGCCCTTCGCTTTGATGCCCAAGACGCCGACCGCATCGGCTGCTTTCGCGAAAAACCGGTCGGTGATGACGCTTGGATCAACGGCGGCTTTTTCGTGCTGGAACCTTCGGTCATTGATCGCATCGATGGCGATTCGTGCATTTGGGAACAAGCCCCACTGCGAGGTCTGGCGGACGACGGCCAGTTGACCGCTTTTCGGCATCCAGGGTTTTGGCGTCCCATGGATACCTTGCGCGACAAAATGGAACTGGAGAAACTCTGCCAGCAGGGGACCCCGCCATGGTTCCAAGCTCCGTCGACTCCTCTCCGCATCGCCGCATAA